A stretch of DNA from Thalassospiraceae bacterium LMO-SO8:
GCCCGTGATCGCTTCGGTGATCGGGTGTTCGACCTGTAGGCGGGTGTTCATCTCGATGAAGTAGAACTTCCCGTCCTCGTACAGGTATTCGACCGTGCCGGCGCTTTGGTAGCCCAGCTTGGAAATGGCGTTGACCGTGATCTCGCCGATCTCGGCCCGCTGCGCCGCGTTGAGGGCCGGCGAGGGCGCTTCTTCCAGGACCTTCTGGTGCCTGCGTTGCAGGGAGCAGTCGCGCTCGCCCAGATGCACCACGTTGCCATGCATGTCGGCCATGATCTGGATTTCGATGTGGCGCGGCTTGTCCAGGTACTTTTCCATGTAGACGGCGCCGTTGCCGAAGGCGGCGCTGGCTTCGCTCTGGGCTACCTTGACCAGACCTTCCAGGTCCTCTTCCCGGCGCACCACCTGCATGCCGCGCCCGCCGCCGCCGGCGGCGGCCTTGATCAGCACGGGATAGCCGATGTCCTTGGCGACCCGGGCCACGTCCTTGATGTCCTCGATGGCGCCGTCCGATCCGGGCACCACGGGGATGCCGGCGGCCTTGGCGGCGGCCTTGGCCTGAACCTTGTCGCCCATCAGCCGGATGTGATCGGCCGAAGGGCCGATGAAGGTGAAGCCGTGTTCGGCGACCATCTGGGCGAAATCGGCGTTTTCCGAAAGAAACCCGTATCCGGGGTGAATGGCGTCGGCCCCGGAAATGGCGGCGGCCGACAGCACGGCCTGGATCGACAGATAGCTGTCCTTGGCCGACGGCGGGCCGATGCACACGCTTTCGTCGGCGAAGCGCACGTGCATGGCGTCGGTGTCGGCGGTGGAATGGACGGCGACCGTGGAAATGCCCATTTCGCGGCAGGCGCGCAGGATGCGCAGCGCGATTTCCCCCCGGTTGGCGATCAGGACCTTTTCGAACAAGGCCTGCCTCCTATTCGAGAATCAGGAGGGGTTCGCCGAACTCGACGGGGGTGCCGCTGGTCACCAGGACCCGCTTCACCGTGCCGGCGCGGGGGGCGGTGATCTGGTTGAACACCTTCATGGCCTCGACCAACAACAGGGTGTCGCCTTCCTTCACCGTGTCGCCTTCCTTGACGAAATCGGCGCTTTCCGGATCGGGCGAGGTATAGACCACGCCGACCATGGGCGAGGTGACGGCGCCGGCGGGCACGCCCTGTTCGGCGACGGGGGCGTCGGCGGCGGGGGAGATGGTCATGGGCGTCGCGGCCACGGCGGTCGCCCCCTTGGACACGCGCAGCGACCAGTCGTCGTGGGTGTATTCGATTTCCGTCAGGCCCGTCTCTTCCAGGAGACTGGCCAGTTTGCGGACGGCGTCCGCGTCGATGTCGGTCGCTTTGGGGCTTCTTGCCATGGTCCCTTACCCGTTGTTTTTCAGTCGTTTTGCCAGCGCGTCGAGCGCCAGTTCGTAGCCCTGTCCGCCGAGACCGCAAATCATGCCGTCGGCGGCCTTGGAGACGAAGGAATGATGCCGGAACTCTTCACGCCTGTGAATGTTGGAAAGGTGCACCTCGATGATCGGCATGTCGATGGCTGAAAGAGCATCGAGGATCGCGACCGAGGTATGGGTATAGGCGCCGGCGTTGATGACGATCCCGGCGTGCGCCTTGGGCGCTTCCTGGATCCAGGTGACCAGTTCGCCCTCGTCGTTGGATTGGCGGAAATCCACGTCCAGGCCCAGGTTTTTGCCGTGCGTCCGGCAGGCAGCCTCGATGGTCGCCAGCGTTTCGCGCCCGTAGATGTCGGGCTCGCGCGTGCCCAGCAGATTCAGGTTCGGGCCGTTGAGGATGAGAATCGTTGCTGTCATGGTTCCGTTCCGGGCGCCTGCGGCACCCCAACTCGTTTGCCATCATGGGGTAGCGGCTTATAGCACGCGCCATGATGTGAGAAACATCCCGTTTCTCCCCATCCGGGCGTTGAAAGCGGCTGGTCGCGGCCCCATAATCCCTGTAAAGCCCCCCGGACAAAGGCCTGTACAGGCTTCAACAACGGCGCGACCAACGGCCCCGAGGATACATTCTTCATGCAAGTTCAGATCAACGGCGAAACCCATTCCCTGGATGCCCCCCTGTCGGTGGCGCAGCTTCTCACCCGAATCGGCCTGGATCCGGCCAAGGTCGCGGTCGAGCGCAATCTGGAAATCGTGCCCAAATCCGGTTACGGCCAGATCGGCGTGGAAGACGGCGACCGGCTGGAAATCGTGCATTTCATCGGCGGCGGCGCCCCGGATTCGACATCTGTATCCGAGGATGAGGATATTCTGGAGGTCGCCGGGCACAAATTCCGCTCGCGCCTGATCATCGGCACCGGCAAGTACAAGGATTATGACCTGAACCGTCAGGCCGCCGAGGCGGCGGAGGCGGAGATGATCACCGTCGCCGTCCGCCGCGTGAATCTGACGGACCCCAATCAGCCGCTGCTGGTCGACTACCTGGACCCCAAGAAATACACCTACCTGCCCAACACGGCGGGCTGCTTCACCACCGACGACGCCGTGCGCACCCTGCGTCTGGCGCGCGAAGCCGGCGGCTGGACCCTGGTGAAGCTGGAAATCCTGGGTGAACAGCGCACCCTTTATCCGATGATGCCGGAAACCATCGAGGCGACCCGCGCGTTGACGGAAGAAGGTTTCCAGGTCATGGCCTATTGTTCGGACGATCCGATCCTGTGCAAGCGGGTGGAAGAGGCGGGAGCGGTCTCCATCATGCCGCTGGGGGCGCCCATCGGGTCGGGCCTGGGTATCCAGAATCCGGTTAACATCCGCCTGATCAAGGAACAATCCGAGGTGCCGGTGATCGTCGATGCCGGCGTCGGCACGGCGTCGGACGCCGCCATTGCCATGGAACTGGGCTGCGACGGCGTGCTGATGAACACGGCCATCGCCGAGGCCAAGGACCCGGTGATGATGGCCCGCGCCATGAAGCATGCGGTCAAGGCCGGGCGCATGGCCTATCTGGCCGGACGCATGCCGCGCAAGATGTACGCCGATCCGTCATCGCCGCTGTCCGGGCTGATCTGAGCGACCCGCACACCAACCACACCGCGCAAAAAGTAAGGGGCAGACGGCCCAGGCCGTCTGCCCCTTCTTGATCGGTGCGCGCCGCAGTCGCGGGCGCGGAAACCCGATTACTTCTTCGCAGCCTTCTTGGCGTCGGCTTCGGCCTTCATGCAGGCTTTCTTCTCGGCTTTGTCGGTCATCTTGGCGCAGGGGGATTCCTTCTTGTCGGCGGCCAGGACGGCGGTCGACGCGGCGGAGAAGCCCAGGGCCAGGACGAATGCCAGGACGGCGGCGGAAAGAACGGACCGTTTCATGATTTGGATGTTCCTCGATTAAGGGTTGGTGGAATGGCCACACTATCGAAGAGGCGATGGCTCCCTAACATCGAAAAATTTGAATATGTTCCATCGACAAAGGCGATGGGACGGCGCTAATTCACGTGACGCCACCAGGTTTTTTCGTTGATCGAGAACACCGGCTGGTAATGGCGGATTGAATCGGCCTTCACCACGCTCTGAATCTGGTTGTCGAGGACCAGCGGGATGCGCTGGCCCGCCTTGTTCTGCATGTAGACGACAAGGATGGCGTGGCCGACCTTCAGGTTCAGATCCTTGACCGCGACGACGCGCAAATCCTGCTCGTCCCACCCCAGGAAGCGCAGGGACAGGTACTTCATGATCGCGTAGTCCTCGCAATCGCCGAACCGCGCCATGAATTCGTAGGGCGTTTCCCAATAGTCGCTGACGCCCCAGTTGTCGTTGTCCATGACGTATTTGGCCAGGTTCATGCGGGCGTTGATCAGGCGCACCTGATCGAGCAGGGATTTTTCCTTCACTTGCTTGAGGAACTGAATCCAATCCCCGTCGCCGCAGATCTTCATTTCGCCGGGGCCAGGGCCGCAGACCAGCGGCTGCTTGCTTTTCCGCGTGCTGGCGAACCGGGCCAGGGCATCGGTCCATTTCGTGAAGGCCTTGAGGTCGTTGGACGGCAGTTCCTTGGTGTTGAAGAAACTGGGGCTTGCCGTGGCCGCATAGGCTGCGGGGGCCATGCTCGACAACATGGCGGCGGCGCCCGCGGCAAGCGCCGAGGCACGCATCAGGCCGACGATCCTGTGTATGAATGAAATAGCGCCACCTGTCCCTGCTGCCGGCGCCATCCGGGCGCGCCGCCGGTGACACCGGCGGCGGCCATGGGCCGGCAAACGTTTCGGGAGGACGGTAGGGTCGAGTCCGTCAGGCGTCAATCCGCCGAACGGTATAGACCGCGGGGCATGCCGGGCAGGGTGGCGCTTTTAGAAGTTCTTGAGGAAGGCCGGAACCTGGTCGCTTTGCCCGAACACGACGTCCTTGTCGTCCATCGTGCCCGCGTCGTTGCGTTGGTCCGAGCGGCTTTTGCGGGCGCGGCTTGGTTTCGCGGCCGGTTTTTCCGTGGCGGGCGCTTCCGCCTTGGGGGCGTCCTGGGGCGGTTCCACGTCTGCGGCGGGCTCGGCCGCGGCATCGGGCGCCGGTTCGGCGGCCTTGGCGTCGGCGGATGCCGGCTTGCGGCCCCGGCCCCGATCACGTCCACGACCCCGGCCACGTTCGCCGCGTTCTTCCTTTTCCGGGGCGCTGGTGGCGTCATCGCTGCCGCCACCGCTGCTTGCGGTGCTGCTCATCGCGTCGCGTTCGATGGGCCGGCCCATCAGCTTTTCGATGGCGTCCACATACTTGCCGTCGGACGGCACGGCTATGGAGATCGCCACGCCCTTGTGCCCGGCGCGGCCCGTGCGGCCGATGCGGTGCACATAGTCGTCGGCATGGGTCGGCACGTCGAAGTTGAAAACATGGCTCATCAGCGGAATGTCGAGCCCGCGCGCCGCCACGTCGGAGCACACCAGCAGGGTCACGTCGCCGCTCTTGAACTTCGCCAGGGTCTCCATGCGCACCGACTGCACCATGTCGCCATGCAGGCGTGCGGCCGTGTTGTAGCCGTGGCGTTCCAGCGATTTGTAGACCACGTCGACGTCGCGTTTGCGGTTGCAGAAGATGATGGCGTTCTTGGGCTGTTCGCGCTCGATCAGCTTGCGCAGCACCTCGCGCTTGCGCTTGGCGATGGAGGCCTGATCGCGTCCGGCGCCGGTCACCATGACCAGGCCCTGGGCGATGGTTTCCGCCGCCGTCGCCGGCTTGGACACCGTGATTTCCTTGGGGTTGATCAGGAAACGGTCGGCCAGGCGCTTGATTTCCGGCGGCATGGTCGCCGAGAACAGCAGTGTCGTGCGCATCTGCGGCAGCTTGGAGACGATCTTCTCGACATCGGGGATGAAGCCCATGTCGAGCATGCGGTCGGCTTCGTCGATCACCAGGATCTTCACGTCGCGCAGCAGCAGGTGGCCGCGGTCGAACACGTCCATCAGGCGGCCCGGCGTGGCGATCAGCACGTCGACGCCCTTTTCCAGGCGCTTGATCTGCTCGCTCATGTTCTCGCCGCCGATCAGCAGCGCGTGGTTCAGCTTATGGTACTTGCCGTAGACTTCGAAGTTGTCGGCGACCTGGGCGGCCAGTTCGCGGGTCGGCTCCAGGATCAGCGAGCGCGGCATGCGCGCCTTGGCCCGGCCCGAGGCCAGGATGTCGATCATCGGCAGGGTGAAGGATGCCGTCTTGCCCGTGCCCGTCTGGGCGCAGCCCAGAATATCGCGGCCCATCAGCACCTGAGGAATGGCCTGGGCCTGAATGGGGGTGGGGTCGGTGTAGCCCGCGTCGGAAATCGCTTTGAGGAGTTCGTCGCTGAGGCCGAGGTCTGAAAAGGACATATTGCTCCACTTCGGGAGTTGCGCCGCCCGGGCTGGGTGGTCACCTTATGGGGGCTTGGATTTTGGCCCTTGGAGACTTCCCCGGGCCGTGTGAGCGGGATATTAGGTATTCCCGACCCGAAGTCAATGATAAGCGGGCGTTGGGCGGCGGATTTCTGCCAACCGCTACCGATTTGTCACGGTCCCCGAAGGAGGTTTCATGTCTAACCGAACGCCGCTTCTGTTCATGCCCGGGCTGCTGTGTGACGCGGCGCTGTGGGGCCATCAGCTGGCGACCCTGACCGATGTCGCGGAAATGACCGTCGCCGACATGACCCGGGACGACAGCATCGACGCCATGGCCCGGCGCGCGTTGGACGCGGCCCCCGGCCGCTTCGCACTCTGCGGCCTGTCCATGGGCGGCTACGCGGCCCAGGCCGTCATGCGTCTGGCGCCGGAGCGGGTGACCCGCCTGGCCCTGCTCGACACCGCCCCCGGCCCGGACACGCCGGAACGCACGGCGGGCCGCCGCGATCTGATGGCCAGGGCGGCCGCCGGCGATCTGGAGGGCGTCATCGACCACCACATGACGGGGTTCATCGCCGCAAACCGCCAGGACGACAGCGAGTTGACCGCCGCCGTCCGCGCCTCGGCCCGCAATGTCGGGGCGGAGGCTTATCAACGTCAGCAGACGGCCATCATCGAGCGCCCGGATAATCGGCCTAACCTGGGCCGGATCGCCTGTCCGACGCTGGTTCTGTGCGGGCGTCTCGACGCCATGACACCGCCCGCGGTGCATGAAGAAATGGCGTCGGCCATTCCCGGTGCTAAACTGGTGGTCGTCGAGAACTGCGGTCACCTTTCGCCTCTGGAACGGCCCGAGGCGGTCAGCGCGGTGCTGCGCTATTGGCTCGCCGAATAAGGAAGAACAGATGCTGATAAAGCCCGAATTGTCCTGTCTGGTCGTCATCGACATCCAGGACAAGCTGGCCCCCGCCATGCAATCGCCGGCCAGGGTCATCCGCAACACCGCGCTGCTGATGCGCGCCGCCGACCGCCTGGGCGTGCCCGTTCTGATGACGGAACAGTATCCCAAGGGACTGGGCCACACCGTGCCGCAGCTACAGGGCATCGCGCCCCAGGCCCAGGTGTTCGAAAAGATTCATTTTTCCTGCATGAACGAGGAAGCGTTCCAGCAGGCGTTCGAGGCCACCGGGCGCCGCCAGGTGGTCATCACGGGGATGGAGGCGCATATCTGCGTCATGCAGACCGGCGTCGATCTGATGGACAAGGGGTACGAGATCTTCGTCGTCACCGACGCCACGGCGTCGCGCAGCCTGGAAAGCGAAAAGGCCTGCCTGGACCGCCTGGGGGCGGCCGGCGCCGGCATCGTGACCACGGAAATGGTCATCTACGAATGGCTGGGCCGGGCCGGAACGGACGCCTTCAAGGAAATGCTTCCGTTCATCAAAAATTCTTAAAAAACAATATTCTGAACAACCATCCTAAGGTGATAACTGAATGACTTCCCTGCGCCAGCCCGGCGGTGTGATCCTGCCCTTCAAGGACAAGCATCCGCAGATCGACGAAACCGCCTTCATCGCCGAAAACGCCGTCATCATCGGCGATGTGACCATCGGGACCAAGTCGTCGATCTGGTATTCCTGCGTGCTGCGCGGCGACATGAACTTCATCCGTATCGGCAACGATACGAACATCCAGGACGGCACGGTCGTGCATGTCGATTCCAAGGGCTATCCGACCATCCTGGGCGACCGGGTCACGGTCGGCCATATGGCGCTGCTGCATGCCTGCACGCTGGAAGACGACGCCATGATCGGCATGCAGGCCTGCGTGATGGACGGCGCCGTGGTGGGCAAGGGGTCCTTGATCGCCGCCGGCGCCCTGGTCACGCCGGGCAAACAGATCGGCCCCGGCGAGGTCTGGGCCGGGCGGCCGGCCAAGTTCCTGCGCAAGGTCGGGCCGAACGATCAGAAGATGCTCGACTACATCTGGCCCGTGTACGACAACCTGAGCGCCGAATACCGCCTGGCGGGCCACGACCTGCGCGCCCTGAACCGCAACATCCGTACACCCCCGAGCGACTGAGGCCCATCCATGGCAGCCCCCAAGCCGGACCCGTCCTCCGACCTGCTTGGCGCCGCGCAAGGCGGCGACCGGCGCGCCATCGCCAAGCTTCTGTCCCTGGCCGAGACCACGGGCAACGCCGCCCCCAAGGCAGGTGCCGCCGACGGCGACCTCATGGCGCGGGTCTATCAGGCGGCGGGATCTGCCCATGTGGTCGGCGTGACCGGGCCGCCGGGGGCGGGCAAGTCGTCGCTGGTCAACGCCCTGGTCAAGGACCTGCGCAGGCGGGGCCTGACCGTCGGCGTCATCGCCATCGATCCGTCGAGCCCGTTTTCCGGCGGCGCCATCCTGGGCGACCGGGTGCGCATGGGCGACCATGGCGGCGACAACGGGGTGTTCATCCGATCCCTGGCGACCCAGGGGGCGATGGGCGGGCTGGCCCGCCCGGCCCTGGATTCCGTCGACGTGCTGGATGCCTGCGGGTTCCAGGTCGTGGTGATCGAAACCGTGGGCGTCGGCCAGGACGAGGTCGATGTCGCGGCGGCGGCCCATACGGTGATCGTCGCCTCGCCGCCGGGGCTGGGTGACGGGGTACAGGCCATGAAGGCGGGGATTCTCGAAATCGCCGATATCCATGTCGTGACCAAGGCCGACCGCGCCGATGCGGACCGGACCGCCGCCGATCTGACTGGCGCCCAGGATTTGGGCCTGACCGGCCGACAGGGGCAGGGCGCGTCGGGCACCGGCTGGCGCGTGCCAGTGATCGCGACCAGCGCCAACACCGGCAAGGGGGTCGCGGATCTGGCCCAGGCCGTGCTCGACCACGGTGCACATCTGGCCGCCAGCGGCGAGGACACGGCGCGGCGCCGGCGCATCGCCCTGATGCGGCTTGAGACGGC
This window harbors:
- the accC gene encoding acetyl-CoA carboxylase biotin carboxylase subunit — its product is MFEKVLIANRGEIALRILRACREMGISTVAVHSTADTDAMHVRFADESVCIGPPSAKDSYLSIQAVLSAAAISGADAIHPGYGFLSENADFAQMVAEHGFTFIGPSADHIRLMGDKVQAKAAAKAAGIPVVPGSDGAIEDIKDVARVAKDIGYPVLIKAAAGGGGRGMQVVRREEDLEGLVKVAQSEASAAFGNGAVYMEKYLDKPRHIEIQIMADMHGNVVHLGERDCSLQRRHQKVLEEAPSPALNAAQRAEIGEITVNAISKLGYQSAGTVEYLYEDGKFYFIEMNTRLQVEHPITEAITGIDIVREMIRVAQGAKLSMTQEDVVLRGHAIECRINAEDPVTFAPSPGKVGVYHAPGGLGVRVDSALYSGYTVPPHYDSMIAKLIVHGASRNECLMRLRRALEEFVIDGISTGIPLQQRIIGERDFVDGSYDIHWLETLMAADKDGA
- a CDS encoding acetyl-CoA carboxylase biotin carboxyl carrier protein subunit, whose translation is MARSPKATDIDADAVRKLASLLEETGLTEIEYTHDDWSLRVSKGATAVAATPMTISPAADAPVAEQGVPAGAVTSPMVGVVYTSPDPESADFVKEGDTVKEGDTLLLVEAMKVFNQITAPRAGTVKRVLVTSGTPVEFGEPLLILE
- the aroQ gene encoding type II 3-dehydroquinate dehydratase; the protein is MTATILILNGPNLNLLGTREPDIYGRETLATIEAACRTHGKNLGLDVDFRQSNDEGELVTWIQEAPKAHAGIVINAGAYTHTSVAILDALSAIDMPIIEVHLSNIHRREEFRHHSFVSKAADGMICGLGGQGYELALDALAKRLKNNG
- the thiS gene encoding sulfur carrier protein ThiS, with translation MQVQINGETHSLDAPLSVAQLLTRIGLDPAKVAVERNLEIVPKSGYGQIGVEDGDRLEIVHFIGGGAPDSTSVSEDEDILEVAGHKFRSRLIIGTGKYKDYDLNRQAAEAAEAEMITVAVRRVNLTDPNQPLLVDYLDPKKYTYLPNTAGCFTTDDAVRTLRLAREAGGWTLVKLEILGEQRTLYPMMPETIEATRALTEEGFQVMAYCSDDPILCKRVEEAGAVSIMPLGAPIGSGLGIQNPVNIRLIKEQSEVPVIVDAGVGTASDAAIAMELGCDGVLMNTAIAEAKDPVMMARAMKHAVKAGRMAYLAGRMPRKMYADPSSPLSGLI
- a CDS encoding transglutaminase-like cysteine peptidase, with translation MRASALAAGAAAMLSSMAPAAYAATASPSFFNTKELPSNDLKAFTKWTDALARFASTRKSKQPLVCGPGPGEMKICGDGDWIQFLKQVKEKSLLDQVRLINARMNLAKYVMDNDNWGVSDYWETPYEFMARFGDCEDYAIMKYLSLRFLGWDEQDLRVVAVKDLNLKVGHAILVVYMQNKAGQRIPLVLDNQIQSVVKADSIRHYQPVFSINEKTWWRHVN
- a CDS encoding DEAD/DEAH box helicase, with translation MSFSDLGLSDELLKAISDAGYTDPTPIQAQAIPQVLMGRDILGCAQTGTGKTASFTLPMIDILASGRAKARMPRSLILEPTRELAAQVADNFEVYGKYHKLNHALLIGGENMSEQIKRLEKGVDVLIATPGRLMDVFDRGHLLLRDVKILVIDEADRMLDMGFIPDVEKIVSKLPQMRTTLLFSATMPPEIKRLADRFLINPKEITVSKPATAAETIAQGLVMVTGAGRDQASIAKRKREVLRKLIEREQPKNAIIFCNRKRDVDVVYKSLERHGYNTAARLHGDMVQSVRMETLAKFKSGDVTLLVCSDVAARGLDIPLMSHVFNFDVPTHADDYVHRIGRTGRAGHKGVAISIAVPSDGKYVDAIEKLMGRPIERDAMSSTASSGGGSDDATSAPEKEERGERGRGRGRDRGRGRKPASADAKAAEPAPDAAAEPAADVEPPQDAPKAEAPATEKPAAKPSRARKSRSDQRNDAGTMDDKDVVFGQSDQVPAFLKNF
- a CDS encoding alpha/beta fold hydrolase produces the protein MSNRTPLLFMPGLLCDAALWGHQLATLTDVAEMTVADMTRDDSIDAMARRALDAAPGRFALCGLSMGGYAAQAVMRLAPERVTRLALLDTAPGPDTPERTAGRRDLMARAAAGDLEGVIDHHMTGFIAANRQDDSELTAAVRASARNVGAEAYQRQQTAIIERPDNRPNLGRIACPTLVLCGRLDAMTPPAVHEEMASAIPGAKLVVVENCGHLSPLERPEAVSAVLRYWLAE
- a CDS encoding hydrolase — protein: MLIKPELSCLVVIDIQDKLAPAMQSPARVIRNTALLMRAADRLGVPVLMTEQYPKGLGHTVPQLQGIAPQAQVFEKIHFSCMNEEAFQQAFEATGRRQVVITGMEAHICVMQTGVDLMDKGYEIFVVTDATASRSLESEKACLDRLGAAGAGIVTTEMVIYEWLGRAGTDAFKEMLPFIKNS
- a CDS encoding gamma carbonic anhydrase family protein; translated protein: MTSLRQPGGVILPFKDKHPQIDETAFIAENAVIIGDVTIGTKSSIWYSCVLRGDMNFIRIGNDTNIQDGTVVHVDSKGYPTILGDRVTVGHMALLHACTLEDDAMIGMQACVMDGAVVGKGSLIAAGALVTPGKQIGPGEVWAGRPAKFLRKVGPNDQKMLDYIWPVYDNLSAEYRLAGHDLRALNRNIRTPPSD
- the meaB gene encoding methylmalonyl Co-A mutase-associated GTPase MeaB, translating into MAAPKPDPSSDLLGAAQGGDRRAIAKLLSLAETTGNAAPKAGAADGDLMARVYQAAGSAHVVGVTGPPGAGKSSLVNALVKDLRRRGLTVGVIAIDPSSPFSGGAILGDRVRMGDHGGDNGVFIRSLATQGAMGGLARPALDSVDVLDACGFQVVVIETVGVGQDEVDVAAAAHTVIVASPPGLGDGVQAMKAGILEIADIHVVTKADRADADRTAADLTGAQDLGLTGRQGQGASGTGWRVPVIATSANTGKGVADLAQAVLDHGAHLAASGEDTARRRRIALMRLETAALDHMRREFKRLAPDMADLVDDLAARRADPRAAARLLVEKALKPS